One part of the Ranitomeya imitator isolate aRanImi1 chromosome 10, aRanImi1.pri, whole genome shotgun sequence genome encodes these proteins:
- the LOC138652209 gene encoding uncharacterized protein: MEPSKTPKDCQRILEKARPRFLACLAAVQDGGSDPERSEILLYLQALLILRNLQRPGVVRNMTVSEWDRRTHHMYSGSRRTIVGVKTHKCASTQVASFVLSEEEESWFEVYATYVRPALTADRQIISNFFVTTTGKVVLNPSTALRHYKLPNITSQIVRRVCETWTLSRYSDSEKHLFARYLAHTNDVAERVYREKTLTDMCHAHELVVNSGKADEADCQPPPI; the protein is encoded by the exons ATGGAGCCCTCAAAGACACCGAAGGATTGCCAGAGAATACTGGAGAAGGCAAGGCCCAGATTTCTGGCGTGCCTAGCGGCTGTGCAAGATGGGGGATCCGACCCAGAACGCAGTGAAATCCTACTGTACCTCCAGGCCCTTCTAATTCTAAGAAATCTCCAAAGACCGGGcgttgttcgtaacatgacg GTTTCGGAGTGGGATAGGAGGACCCATCACATGTACTCCGGCAGCCGCAGGACTATTGTCGGTGTGAAGACACACAAGTGTGCCTCAACTCAGGTAGCATCGTTCGTgctttcagaggaagaggaatcg tGGTTTGAAGTGTACGCAACATATGTCAGACCTGCCCTTACCGCTGACCGACAGATCATATCAAACTTTTTTGTGACAACTACCGGGAAGGTCGTTCTTAATCCATCCACTGCCCTCAGACA TTACAAACTACCAAACATCACTAGCCAGATCGTACGACGTGTATGCGAGACATGGACTCTGTCACGATACTCCGATTCCGAAAAGCACCTGTTTGCCCGATACTTGGCACATACGAACGACGTGGCTGAGAGAGTGTACCGAGAGAAGACCCTGACAGATATGTGTCATGCCCACGAGTTGGTAGTGAATTCAGGCAAGGCTGACGAGGCTGACTGCCAGCCACCACCGATTTAG